The following are from one region of the Petrotoga mobilis SJ95 genome:
- a CDS encoding Fur family transcriptional regulator, with amino-acid sequence MEIKYDKNSIIKILKDNKIKVTPNRFKVAFELFNSNEHPSIDQLHQKLVKSNETQISFTSVYNIVKLFENAGLVKEILIENKIHYDSNITPHAHFICKNCGKVQDIELDKLNFIDEKKLISFKTFTEEELKDNKIDSVEITFYGICGECLKQENSEA; translated from the coding sequence TTGGAAATTAAATACGATAAAAATAGTATAATCAAAATATTAAAAGATAACAAGATTAAGGTTACTCCAAATAGATTCAAAGTAGCCTTTGAGCTTTTTAACTCTAATGAACATCCGTCGATTGATCAATTGCATCAAAAGTTAGTAAAAAGTAATGAAACTCAGATTTCTTTCACTTCAGTGTATAACATTGTAAAATTATTTGAAAATGCAGGACTAGTAAAAGAAATTTTAATTGAAAATAAAATTCATTACGATTCTAACATCACCCCTCATGCGCATTTTATTTGCAAAAATTGTGGAAAAGTGCAAGATATAGAGTTAGATAAATTAAATTTCATAGATGAAAAGAAATTAATTAGTTTTAAAACTTTTACTGAAGAAGAATTAAAAGATAACAAAATCGACTCTGTTGAAATCACTTTCTATGGAATCTGTGGAGAATGTTTAAAACAAGAAAACAGTGAGGCGTAA
- the pfkA gene encoding 6-phosphofructokinase: MKYKIIKIFRRDTVSEVKKIGLMTSGGDAPGMNAVIRAVTRSAVVENIEVYGFLRGFAGILDKEYKKLTYSDVGGIMERGGTILRTSRVPEFKVPEVRKKAADILKDLGIDVLVIIGGNGSLTGGKLLAEEQGISVVGVPASIDNDIAYTDMSIGVDTCLNTVVDAMQKLKDTASSHERAFIVEVMGRTSGYIALMSGLAIGAEAIIIPEVPTDYDALAEKMWDERKRGKINSIVVVAEGSASAYTVARHLENRIGFETRITILGHIQRGGSPTAFDRILASRMGNEVVKSIKDGNFNVMVGLSKNDLIRTPLEKVLSENNKLDMEIVKLAGILS, translated from the coding sequence ATGAAGTATAAAATAATAAAGATTTTTAGGAGGGATACAGTGAGTGAGGTTAAAAAAATCGGTTTAATGACCAGTGGTGGAGATGCACCTGGAATGAACGCTGTTATTAGGGCTGTTACAAGAAGTGCAGTAGTGGAAAATATCGAAGTGTATGGGTTTTTGAGAGGATTTGCTGGTATTTTAGATAAAGAATATAAAAAACTAACATATTCAGATGTTGGTGGAATAATGGAAAGAGGGGGAACCATTTTAAGAACCTCTCGAGTACCAGAATTCAAAGTTCCTGAAGTTAGAAAAAAAGCTGCTGATATATTGAAGGATTTAGGTATAGATGTGTTAGTTATAATTGGGGGTAACGGGAGTCTTACTGGGGGAAAGTTGCTAGCAGAAGAACAAGGGATATCTGTAGTAGGCGTACCGGCTTCTATAGACAACGATATTGCATATACCGATATGAGCATAGGTGTTGATACCTGTCTTAACACAGTAGTTGATGCCATGCAAAAGTTAAAAGATACCGCTTCTTCCCACGAAAGGGCTTTTATCGTCGAAGTTATGGGAAGGACATCTGGATACATAGCGTTGATGTCAGGTCTTGCTATAGGTGCGGAAGCTATAATAATACCAGAAGTTCCCACCGATTACGATGCTTTAGCAGAAAAAATGTGGGATGAAAGAAAAAGGGGTAAGATTAATTCAATAGTCGTTGTTGCGGAGGGATCTGCCAGCGCCTATACAGTCGCCAGACATTTAGAAAATAGAATTGGTTTTGAAACGCGTATAACAATTTTAGGCCATATTCAAAGAGGGGGTTCTCCTACTGCATTCGATAGAATTTTGGCTTCGAGAATGGGGAACGAAGTAGTAAAATCAATTAAAGACGGAAATTTTAACGTGATGGTGGGCTTGAGTAAAAACGATTTAATAAGAACACCTCTTGAAAAAGTGCTTTCTGAAAATAATAAATTGGATATGGAGATTGTAAAGCTGGCAGGGATTTTATCCTAG
- the gcvPB gene encoding aminomethyl-transferring glycine dehydrogenase subunit GcvPB has protein sequence MKLIFEKSVSGRTSYSLPKLDVKESQIDIPEHLVRNEAPNLPELYEVDVVRHYNQLASLNHSVDRGFYPLGSCTMKYNPFLNEEAASLNGFKFIHPYQEESTVQGALELMYELQEFLKEITGMDYVTLQPAAGAHGELTGMLVIKKYLQENNLGHKNEVIIPDSAHGTNPASAVMAGFEVVKVNSNNEGRVDLDHLKSLVNENTAAIMLTNPNTLGLFEKDILKISDLMHKNNALLYYDGANLNAIMGKVRPGDNGFDVVHLNLHKTFSTPHGMGGPGSGPIAVKSFLKEYLPKPIVGMKESGEYYFDYDIPKSIGKVRSFYGNFLVLIKAYTYILSMGKEGLKKVSELATLNANYLKEKLSKFLDVAYPDVCKHEFVIKGTSLKDYGVSTLDFAKRLLDYGMHPPTVYFPLIVDEAMMIEPTETESKETLDEVASIYEKILEEARKEPDKLKEAPLTLTIKRLDEIKANKDLKVKFE, from the coding sequence ATGAAATTGATATTTGAAAAATCAGTTAGCGGGAGAACATCATATTCGCTTCCTAAATTGGATGTCAAAGAATCTCAGATAGATATACCAGAACATTTAGTTAGAAATGAAGCTCCGAATCTACCAGAACTTTACGAAGTTGATGTTGTTAGACATTACAATCAATTAGCCAGTCTAAACCATTCGGTTGATAGAGGTTTTTATCCTTTGGGTTCTTGTACAATGAAATACAATCCTTTTCTGAATGAAGAGGCTGCATCTTTGAATGGATTCAAATTTATTCATCCCTATCAAGAGGAAAGTACAGTACAAGGTGCGTTGGAATTGATGTATGAATTACAAGAATTTCTCAAAGAGATAACAGGGATGGATTATGTTACCCTGCAGCCTGCTGCTGGTGCCCATGGGGAGCTTACAGGAATGCTTGTTATTAAGAAATATCTACAAGAAAATAATTTAGGTCATAAAAATGAAGTTATCATACCAGATTCCGCTCATGGTACGAATCCTGCATCTGCGGTAATGGCAGGGTTTGAAGTGGTTAAAGTTAATTCGAATAATGAGGGAAGAGTCGATTTAGATCATTTGAAATCTTTAGTGAATGAAAATACTGCCGCTATTATGCTCACAAACCCAAATACTTTGGGATTGTTTGAAAAAGATATTCTGAAGATATCTGATTTGATGCATAAAAACAATGCCTTGTTGTACTACGATGGGGCGAATTTAAACGCAATAATGGGAAAAGTAAGACCTGGAGATAATGGTTTCGATGTTGTTCATCTAAATCTACACAAAACATTTTCCACCCCTCATGGAATGGGGGGACCTGGGAGTGGTCCTATAGCGGTAAAGTCTTTTTTAAAAGAGTATTTGCCTAAACCTATTGTGGGTATGAAAGAAAGTGGGGAATATTATTTTGATTATGATATCCCTAAAAGCATTGGTAAAGTACGTAGCTTTTATGGTAATTTTTTAGTACTAATCAAAGCATACACTTACATATTATCAATGGGCAAAGAAGGTTTGAAGAAGGTAAGTGAACTTGCAACTTTAAATGCGAATTATTTGAAAGAGAAGTTGTCGAAATTTTTAGACGTTGCTTATCCAGATGTCTGTAAGCATGAGTTTGTAATAAAAGGGACTTCGTTGAAAGATTATGGTGTAAGCACACTGGATTTTGCAAAAAGGCTCTTAGATTATGGTATGCATCCTCCAACAGTTTATTTTCCTTTGATAGTGGATGAAGCAATGATGATCGAACCAACCGAAACTGAAAGCAAAGAAACCTTGGATGAAGTTGCTTCTATATATGAGAAAATCTTAGAAGAAGCCAGAAAAGAACCAGATAAGTTAAAAGAAGCTCCTTTGACTTTAACTATTAAAAGATTGGACGAAATAAAAGCCAATAAGGATTTAAAGGTAAAATTTGAGTAG